The genomic DNA CAGGCTTTGCCTCGCGCGGTGTGCGCCCTGCCGGCGCTGCGTTTCTGGCGAAAACGCTCGCGATATTCTTGACTTTCAGAAAGTCTAAAAGTCGGCGCGATCAGTTGTAATGCGATCGACGTGTTCCAGTCAGGAGGACCGACGCAGCGAATCCGACGAATGCCAGACAGTGCGGAATAAAGTGTTTTAGGGGGCGTTCTGGAGATGTCGCCCAGCGAGCGTCACTGTCCTGACAGATCGAAATCTACGCACGCGTTAGCCATTCGCTGGGTATTCCCTTCCCCACTCCTGGATGCAATCGTGACCAGAATTTCTGTAATTGTCGGCAGCGTCCGCCCCGGCCGCTTTGCTGAAAAGCCAGCGAACTGGATCGCCGATCATTTGCGACAGCACTCGGCGATCGATACCCGGATTCTCGATCTGATCGACTTTCCGCTGCCGATGTACGAAGAGCCTCTGCCGCCCGCTTACCCGGGCCGGCCACCTTTCACGAACGAGGTCGTGATTCGCTGGACAGCGGAGATCGCCGCATCCGACGGTTTCGTGATCGTGACCCCCGAGTACAACCACGGCTATCCGCCCGTGTTGAAGAATGCGCTCGACTACGTTTACGGCGAATGGCACCGCAAGCCGGTTGCTTTCATCAGTTACGGAGAAGTCGCGGGGGCGCGAAGCGTCACTCACCTCAGGGATGTTGTCGGCACTCTCGGGATGGCTTCGATCCGTCACGCCGTGCAACTCCCCTTCGCCACGCTGATGACGCACTATCGAGGCGAAGATGTCGCCGCGGCGCTCGCAGAGTTCGACGATGTCGGCTCCGCCATGGTGGGCGAACTTCTCTGGTGGACGGCGGCGTTGAAAGAAGCACGCGACAAGGGTTGATAGTTTGCGGGGCGAGCCGCGTCGTTAAGACCCTCCTGCTCGCCCCGTATGCATTACAACCTTAAGCGCCGCTTACTGCAGCAGCTTCAGCACCTGCTGCGGCTGCGAGTTCGCTTGTGCAAGCACCGAGATACCGGCTTGCTGCAGCACCTGTGCCCTGCTCAGGTTCGCCGTTTCCTGTGCGAAATCGGCATCCGTGATTTGCGACTGCGCACTTGCCAGATCGGTCGACTCATTCTGCTGCGACTGCGAGATGGCGGCAAAGCGATTTTGCGCGGCACCCAGCGACGCCTGAAGGTTGGCGATCCCAGCCAGCGCATTGTCGATCGCCTCCATCGCGTTGGTCGCGCCTTGCGTCGTGCTGATGTCGATCTGCGACACAGCGGTCGGCACGTTCAAGGTATTGACGCTCGCAAGCAAGGTGCCCGACGGCTGGGCGCCGGTGCCGCTGCCAATCGTGCTGGTCGGTGCTACGCCGTTGAAGCCGAAGCTGCTTAACACTCCGCCCGTGGTTGACGCGATATTGAAAAGCCCTGCCGTTACAGACGGCGAGATTGATTTGCCATCCTGATCGACAAACTTGATGTTGCCCTTACCGTCCGCTTCGACGGTAATTGAGGTAATCACGTTCGGCGTACCGACGGATGCGTCCTTACCAGTCGCCGGGTCGATGTTGATGCCCGAGATTTCGCCGAAGATCGTACCGTCCGCAGCGCCGGAATTATTTGCGGCGGCGCTGGAAATGATGGCGATTTCGTTTGCCGGCGAGAGCGCGCTGCCGGTCGTGAGCCCCAATGACGAGACGCCGTTGCTCGTCGTCGTCGTGAACAGGGCTGCCGATGCGGCCGACGAAATGGCGTCGCCGTTCTGGTCGACGAAATTGAAGCCCCCGTTGCCATTCGCGATGATGTCGATTTCCACGATCGGGCCGAGCCCGCCGCTCGTGTGCTCCGTACCGTCCGCGTTCAGGTTCAGATGCGTGATTGCGCCGAGCTTGCTGCCGGCCTGCACGAAGCCGCCGCCAAGCGACGCCGCCGAGACACCCTGGCTCAGATCCAGCGCCACGGTCTGGCCGACGTTCGCGCCGACCTGCACCTGGATCACACCGGCCTGCCCGTTCAACAGCCCGATGCCGTTGAATTGCGTCTGCGAAGCGATACGGTTCACTTCCGCGATCTGCTGCGACACTTCCTGCTGCAATGCCTGCTGATTGGCCGTGGTCAGCGTGCCGCCTGCGGCTTCACCAGCCAGCGAGCGGATACGCTGCAGGCTTGCCGTGATCTGCGCGAGGCCCGTGCTGGCCGTTTGCACCAGCGATACGCCGTTGTTCGCATTTGACACGCCCTGATTCAGGCCGTTGATCTGTGTCTCAAGCGAAGTGGAAATGGCGAGGCCAGCTGCGTCGTCGGCCGCACTGTTGATGCGCTTGCCTGACG from Paraburkholderia edwinii includes the following:
- a CDS encoding flagellin, with amino-acid sequence MLGINSNIPSLTAQENLNGSGSALSQAITRLSSGKRINSAADDAAGLAISTSLETQINGLNQGVSNANNGVSLVQTASTGLAQITASLQRIRSLAGEAAGGTLTTANQQALQQEVSQQIAEVNRIASQTQFNGIGLLNGQAGVIQVQVGANVGQTVALDLSQGVSAASLGGGFVQAGSKLGAITHLNLNADGTEHTSGGLGPIVEIDIIANGNGGFNFVDQNGDAISSAASAALFTTTTSNGVSSLGLTTGSALSPANEIAIISSAAANNSGAADGTIFGEISGINIDPATGKDASVGTPNVITSITVEADGKGNIKFVDQDGKSISPSVTAGLFNIASTTGGVLSSFGFNGVAPTSTIGSGTGAQPSGTLLASVNTLNVPTAVSQIDISTTQGATNAMEAIDNALAGIANLQASLGAAQNRFAAISQSQQNESTDLASAQSQITDADFAQETANLSRAQVLQQAGISVLAQANSQPQQVLKLLQ
- a CDS encoding NADPH-dependent FMN reductase yields the protein MSPSERHCPDRSKSTHALAIRWVFPSPLLDAIVTRISVIVGSVRPGRFAEKPANWIADHLRQHSAIDTRILDLIDFPLPMYEEPLPPAYPGRPPFTNEVVIRWTAEIAASDGFVIVTPEYNHGYPPVLKNALDYVYGEWHRKPVAFISYGEVAGARSVTHLRDVVGTLGMASIRHAVQLPFATLMTHYRGEDVAAALAEFDDVGSAMVGELLWWTAALKEARDKG